A stretch of the Nomascus leucogenys isolate Asia unplaced genomic scaffold, Asia_NLE_v1 Super-Scaffold_241, whole genome shotgun sequence genome encodes the following:
- the CCL25 gene encoding C-C motif chemokine 25 isoform X2: protein MNLWLLACLVAGFLGAWAPAVHTQGVFEDCCLAYHYPIGWAVLRRAWTYRIQEVSGSCNLPAAIFYLPKRHRKVCGNPKSREVQRAMKLLDARNKVFAKLRHNTQTFQGPHAVKKLSSGSSKLSSSKFRNPIISSKRNDSLLTSANSGL, encoded by the exons ATGAACCTGTGGCTCCTGGCCTGCCTGGTGGCCGGCTTCCTGGGAGCCTGGGCCCCTGCTGTCCACACCCAAG GTGTCTTTGAGGACTGCTGCCTGGCCTACCACTACCCCATTGGGTGGGCTGTGCTCCGGCGCGCCTGGACTTACCGGATCCAGGAGGTGAGCGGGAGCTGCAATCTGCCTGCTGCGAT ATTCTACCTCCCCAAGAGACACAGGAAGGTGTGTGGGAACCCCAAAAGCAGGGAGGTGCAGAGAGCCATGAAGCTCCTGGATGCTCGAAATAAGGTTTTTGCAAAGCTCCGCCACAACACGCAGACCTTCCAAG GCCCTCATGCTGTAAAGAAGCTGAGTTCTGGAAGCTCCAAGCTATCATCGTCCAAGTTTAGAAATCCCATCATCAGCAGCAAGAGGAATGACTCCCTCCTGACATCAGCTAATTCAG GACTGTGA
- the CCL25 gene encoding C-C motif chemokine 25 isoform X1 gives MNLWLLACLVAGFLGAWAPAVHTQGVFEDCCLAYHYPIGWAVLRRAWTYRIQEVSGSCNLPAAIFYLPKRHRKVCGNPKSREVQRAMKLLDARNKVFAKLRHNTQTFQAGPHAVKKLSSGSSKLSSSKFRNPIISSKRNDSLLTSANSGL, from the exons ATGAACCTGTGGCTCCTGGCCTGCCTGGTGGCCGGCTTCCTGGGAGCCTGGGCCCCTGCTGTCCACACCCAAG GTGTCTTTGAGGACTGCTGCCTGGCCTACCACTACCCCATTGGGTGGGCTGTGCTCCGGCGCGCCTGGACTTACCGGATCCAGGAGGTGAGCGGGAGCTGCAATCTGCCTGCTGCGAT ATTCTACCTCCCCAAGAGACACAGGAAGGTGTGTGGGAACCCCAAAAGCAGGGAGGTGCAGAGAGCCATGAAGCTCCTGGATGCTCGAAATAAGGTTTTTGCAAAGCTCCGCCACAACACGCAGACCTTCCAAG CAGGCCCTCATGCTGTAAAGAAGCTGAGTTCTGGAAGCTCCAAGCTATCATCGTCCAAGTTTAGAAATCCCATCATCAGCAGCAAGAGGAATGACTCCCTCCTGACATCAGCTAATTCAG GACTGTGA